One window from the genome of Ideonella sp. WA131b encodes:
- a CDS encoding efflux RND transporter periplasmic adaptor subunit, producing the protein MPSRSAILTFVLLSAALWLAACSPKPPAPEPVRAVRVMTVSPDLAGGLREYAAEVRARTESRLGFRVAGKLVARSAEVGHRVRSGQALAQVDPVDLKLQQEAAQAALRAAQAAVDFAAADFKRYEEMRAQGFISATELERRESSLKAQRAQLDQARAQAEVQGNLAAYAVLTAPAAGVITATEAEVGAVLAAGTPVVRVAHDGPRDVVFSVPEDAVVGIRALQGRRGVLRVRPWGGANALPATVREVAAAADPATRTFLVRADIGQAPVQLGQTMTAQLDLPRRDAAARLPLSAIMSQQGQTTVWVLEPASMTVKLQSIVVGEADGNSVMVASGLQPGQRVVTAGVHMLTPGQKVKLFDDALDAAAPAQPAAPAASR; encoded by the coding sequence ATGCCTAGTCGCTCTGCCATCCTGACCTTCGTCCTGTTGTCTGCCGCCCTGTGGCTGGCGGCCTGCTCGCCCAAGCCGCCAGCGCCTGAGCCGGTGCGTGCGGTGCGCGTGATGACCGTTTCCCCCGACCTCGCCGGTGGTTTGCGGGAGTACGCCGCCGAGGTGCGCGCTCGCACCGAGTCGCGGCTGGGCTTCCGCGTGGCGGGCAAGCTGGTGGCGCGGTCCGCCGAGGTGGGCCATCGCGTGCGATCGGGCCAGGCCCTGGCGCAGGTCGACCCGGTTGACCTCAAGCTGCAGCAGGAAGCCGCCCAGGCAGCGCTTCGCGCCGCGCAGGCAGCGGTCGACTTCGCCGCCGCTGACTTCAAGCGCTACGAGGAAATGCGCGCGCAGGGCTTCATCAGCGCCACGGAGCTGGAACGACGCGAGAGCAGCCTCAAGGCGCAGCGCGCCCAACTCGACCAGGCGCGAGCCCAGGCTGAAGTCCAGGGCAACCTGGCTGCCTACGCGGTGCTCACGGCACCGGCAGCAGGGGTCATCACCGCCACCGAGGCCGAGGTGGGCGCCGTGCTTGCCGCCGGCACGCCAGTTGTCCGAGTGGCACACGACGGGCCGCGCGATGTGGTGTTCTCCGTGCCGGAAGACGCCGTTGTCGGCATCCGCGCGCTGCAGGGCCGGCGTGGCGTCCTTCGCGTACGCCCTTGGGGCGGGGCCAATGCCTTGCCCGCCACCGTGCGCGAGGTGGCCGCCGCGGCCGACCCTGCCACGCGGACCTTCCTTGTCCGCGCCGACATCGGCCAGGCACCGGTCCAGCTCGGACAGACGATGACCGCGCAGCTTGATCTGCCGCGCCGCGACGCCGCGGCGCGCCTGCCGCTGAGCGCCATCATGAGCCAGCAGGGTCAGACGACTGTCTGGGTTCTGGAGCCGGCGAGCATGACGGTCAAGCTGCAGTCCATCGTGGTTGGCGAGGCCGACGGCAACTCGGTGATGGTGGCCAGCGGACTGCAGCCGGGTCAGCGCGTAGTGACGGCCGGCGTGCACATGCTGACGCCGGGCCAGAAAGTGAAGCTCTTC